One window of Bactrocera tryoni isolate S06 chromosome 2, CSIRO_BtryS06_freeze2, whole genome shotgun sequence genomic DNA carries:
- the LOC120768326 gene encoding KIF-binding protein, with the protein MVIAKEILTDYKEVYEKAIKYVNEESKNDPPTDPFRSHYAARELLLQLKENLKNALASVVAEEADDGKDDFTYIVLLAFVCRDLGRIYVFTDEVSTGERLLQESLQLVEPHKMKPEAIIPYVGALNEIGIVQANRSEYKQAFDTLIKSEQSYKEFLKSKGTPVCISDIFGTPDEVEEGKGAKELESLYTLCTFYLAQVHGHLGELEKSAQYCHLTLRRQLESKTYEPIDFSLNAATLSQYFIGENMFKEARHHLAAATYVMAEHEASMLKPEMTEQQRTEVTETYKHRYADVARCWAKYGLALLSASKERLYNDDDEKVTKDVKRLTVDPNAYRFPGLKIDVYENGVTADYCLTFDDAKPVYHYVSDWLDQAKEYYKPETEATEYAKVIKDYAELYQHIAFFEEDPANQAKMQKRRAKYYEDLLELLNPVFYMGICRECWYGAGLSYSAILDIKLDALKERRTPQPQDLQKINQTCQRAIKNFLEFVKSYTDKDGATIKASADAEEQRNVLYAYFHLGRLHFKIITPDLNLQLENMNNSLKYYKLFTDECAARKEVAETLNAEVGVCREMVNLLPLKIANIKKRLPK; encoded by the exons ATGGTGATTGCGAAAGAAATATTGACAGACTACAAGGAAGTCTACGAAAAGGCTATAAAATATGTTAACGAGGAAAGTAAAAATGATCCACCTACTGATCCGTTTCGTTCACATTACGCCGCACGCGAGCTATTATTGCAATTGAaggaaaatcttaaaaatgcaTTAGCCTCAGTTGTAGCGGAAGAGGCGGACGACGGGAAAGATGATTTCACTTACATTGTTTTGCTTGCATTTGTGTGTCGTGACCTTGGGCGTATCTACGTCTTCACGGATGAAGTCTCAACTGGCGAACGTCTATTACAAGAAAGTCTACAATTGGTTGAACCGCATAAAATGAAACCTGAGGCTATTATTCCATATGTGGGTGCTCTCAATGAAATAGGCATAGTGCAGGCCAATCGTTCTGAATATAAACAGGCCTTTGATACACTTATCAAATCCGAACAGTCctataaagaatttttaaaaagcaaagGCACTCCTGTATGCATTTCTGACATTTTCGGCACACCCGACGAAGTGGAAGAGGGAAAAGGCGCAAAAGAATTGGAAAGCTTATATACTTTGTGTACATTTTATTTGGCACAAGTGCACGGACATTTGGGTGAGCTGGAAAAGTCAGCGCAATATTGCCATTTAACGCTACGGCGGCAATTGGAATCAAAAACTTATGAGCCTATAGATTTTTCGTTAAATGCTGCCACTTTATCACAGTATTTTATTGGTGAGAATATGTTTAAAGAGGCACGTCACCATTTGGCTGCCGCTACATATGTAATGGCTGAACATGAAGCCAGCATGTTGAAGCCAGAGATGACTGAACAACAGCGTACGGAAGTAACAGAAACATACAAGCACAGATATGCAGATGTTGCACGTTGTTGGGCTAAGTATGGACTGGCTTTGCTTAGTGCTTCCAAAGAACGTTTATATAATGACGATGACGAAAAAGTAACCAAag ATGTAAAGCGTCTCACAGTTGATCCAAACGCTTATCGTTTTCCCGGACTGAAAATAGACGTGTACGAAAATGGTGTTACCGCAGATTATTGTTTGACTTTTGACGACGCCAAACCGGTATACCATTATGTGAGTGACTGGCTGGACCAGGctaaagaatattataaacCTGAAACTGAGGCGACCGAGTATGCAAAAGTGATCAAAGATTATGCTGAATTATATCAGCATATCGCATTCTTTGAGGAAGATCCGGCTAACCAAGCGAAAATGCAAAAGCGTCGCGCAAAATACTATGAAGATTTACTTGAACTACTCAACCCTGTCTTCTACATGGGTATTTGCCGTGAGTGCTGGTATGGTGCTGGATTGTCATACTCCGCAATTTTAGACATAAAATTGGATGCGTTGAAAGAACGACGCACACCACAACCACAAGATCTACAAAAGATCAATCAAACCTGCCAGAGAGCGATTAAAAATTTCTTGGAATTTGTGAAATCCTATACGGACAAAGATGGCGCCACGATCAAAGCAAGCGCCGATGCGGAAGAACAACGCAACGTGCTCTATGCTTACTTTCATTTGGGACGcttacatttcaaaataatcaCACCCGATCTGAATCTACAActtgaaaatatgaataatagCCTCAAATACTATAAACTCTTTACGGACGAGTgcgcagcaaggaaagaggttgCCGAAACACTCAACGCTGAAGTTGGTGTTTGTCGCGAGATGGTCAATTTATTGCCGCTTAAAATTGCCAATATAAAGAAACGTTTGCCAAAGTAG